AACGATGCGGCGCCGCCGGCTTTCGCAAGCTTGCCGGCGGTTGTTCCAGCGTTTTGACTGGCGGCGTTCGCAAGCGGCTCACCGGCCGCACGGAGGCAACGCTGGCGAGTTGCTCGACCGCTGCCCTCTGCGCCGGCGTGGCGGCTACACTCACCGCATTCAACCAGCGCGACACCGTGATGGGCGTCAGGCCGAGGGCCGCCAGCTCTTTGAGATAAGGTTCGTACACGTCCAGGTCGTAGGCATCGACCAGTTGGCTCTCGCCGGCGACCCTGGCGCGGCGCTGCAAAGCGCGCTCAGAAAGCCGCGACTTCGCTTCCTGCAACGCGGCCGCACTTTTGGCCAGCGCGGTCGGGCCTTTATCCTTGAAAAATATCCAAAACTTTTCTGATTGCTCCGCCTGCTCCTGGGATTGGGCGGACGGCGCGCCGAAATCCGGGGTGCCGGCAGAAAACGTGTCAGGCAGGAAAAACAGCGAGAGCAAAGTGGCGAGCGACACGAAGAAAAAGGGGCGCTGAGACAAGCGGTACCTCATAGGATTGATCGTTTACTGGTTTAGATGATTCAGAAGCGTCAGCGGCGCGCTGCTGGAACCCGCCCCGGTGCGATTGCCCTCCGCTCCGCACGCGCATTCTCGCGTTCTCTTCCAACAACGCCGCCGACGATCCGAAAATTTCGCCTTCACGGCAACAGTTGCTTGTGGGCCAAAATAGAAAAACAGCCTAGCAAAAGCAAGGGGCAAAACCGCGAGTGACGAAGCGCCTTGACACGATGACGGAGAGCCTGCGGCGGGAGGCAAGCGGCCGCCTGCGCCGCTGCCGGGTCAGGGTGTCAAAAATAAAAAACCGGGTTCCACTTGGTTGTAGAATCCGGCTCTGGCAGGCAATTCGAGGGTCGCGACGGTGCTTGGCGCAGCCGCAATCGCGTTTCTGGAAACTCTGGGGTATTTGATGGAACGGCCAAGCCCTGGCGGGAGCACTTTTGTGCAGTGCCTGCAATTTCGAACGGACGCCCGCTAGAGCAGCTCGTTCGGACTCAAGGCCACAGCGGCCTCCGGCTCGTCGCTGCCAGCGGTTTCCAGGGTGAAGGGGGTTGGCAAGGCGAGCAGGCGATTGACGCGCGCCAGCAATTCATCCGCCTCGACGTGACGATCGACCCAGCCATCGGCGCCGCTCTCCTGCAGCGAGCAGCCCAGGCGTTCGTCGCTGGCGACAATGGCGAGCACGCGCACGCGGCGGTGTTTGTGTTTGATCTTCTGAATCAGCTTGCAGGCGGTTTTGCCGTCTTGATTGAAACGGCTGTAATGCGCATCTAGCAGCAGCAAATCCGGCCGCTTGCGGCGCAAGAGCCGCATCAACGTCACTTCGTCCTCGGCAATGTCGATGCGATAACTCGCACACAGCGCCAGATACATGCGCATCTGAGATTCGAGGTCGTCGTTGAGAATGATGATTCGGTCCATAGTCGCAGCCCACGCTCTCGTTCGGCGAACTCTCTTCCCGGCAATCTGTCGCAACAGTGCCGAGCGCAAAACCTGCGCACAGATTTCCTGCGGTTAAGAGAATGCAATCGTTTGGCTAAACAGTAGTGTCAACCCGGCGGGAATGCGGAAAGCGGTGGGCGGCTCAGAAGGGTGACAGCGGCGTGTTCAAGAACGTGGGAATTTGAATTTCTTCCTCGCAGTAGCGGAAGAACAGGCGCAAGCCCGCCACCAACACCAGCACGGCGGCGAGCAACAGCAGCGGATGCACGTGGCCGTGCCACTGCATCAGCGGATTGTTGGCGTCCTGCGTGAGATTGTTGAGCAGCAGCGCGGTGAGATTGTTTTGCGCGTGCACGATCGCGCCGGGAATGATCGAGTCACTCTTCCAGGCCAGCACGCCGAGAAAGAAGGCGATGAAGATGAACTGCACGAACCACCAGGGATTCAAATGCACCGCGCCGAAGAGAATTGCGGTGATGAAAATGGCGTAGGCCGGCTGGTGCCGCTCTTCAAAGGCATTCTGCACGAAGCCGCGAAACAGCATTTCTTCGAACACGCCGGCAAACAGCACCGCGGCGAGCAGCATGATGATCCAATCCAGCGTGCTGTTGGCCTGCAAAGTCCGCTGCAGGATTGCCTCCCATTGTTCGGGAAAAGGCAGCAGCACACTCACCAGGCGATCCACTTCGAAGGCGAGCACGGTAATGGCCAGCCCCAGGGCCACGGTCACCCCCACCACGCGCCAGCTCACCGGGTTGAGGCGGAACACCGTGCGCGGCGAAAGTTTTTTGTGGCGCAGGTAGAGATAAGCCGGCACCAGCAGCGACAACTCGCCGAACAGCAGCGGCCACTTGGTGAGCGTGCGCTCGCTCAGAAATCCGGCGATGACCAGGGGAATGGAGGAAAGCAGGAGAACAATGCCGACGCCGCGCAGAGGAGGATAAAGGGCAGCGGTCGCAGCGGGCGGGGTTGCTTCAGATCGCATGGTTCACCGGCACATTTCCGCCAGCAGAATGGCCGCGGCAATCGCGACATTGAGCGAGTCGCCGCCGCCGCGTTTGGGAATGGAAACGCGATGCTGGATGATCTCTTTGAGCTGCGGGGAGAGTCCTTCGATTTCATCGCCCAACACCAGCACTTTCTTGGCGGAAAAGCGCAAGGTCGTGTAGGGAAAATCGCCGGACTGATCCGCGCCGTAAAGCACGCAGCCGAACATCTGGAATTTGCGCAACAGGCCGACGACATCTTCGACTTCGTGGATCGCCAGCCGGAACAGCGCGCCCATGCTGGCGCGCACGACTTTGGGATTGTATACCTCGACGCAGGTGGTGCCCACGATGATGCCGTCCACGCCCAGCCAGTCCGCGGTCCGCAAGATCGTGCCGAGGTTGCCGGGGTCATGGAGTTTTTCGATCGCCACCCACAAGCTGCGCGGCACCTGCTTCATTTGCTCCAGCGGATCGAGGGCGGGCGGCCGCTTGCGCACAACCGCGACAATCCCCTGCGAGTTCTTGGTGTCGGAAAGATTAGCGAACGCCTCGACGCCGACTTCTTCGACCGGCAGGCCGCGCTGCTGCGCCAGCTTCAACGCCTGATGCGAGCGCAGCGAGTTGAGCAGCGAGGGGCAAGAGATGATGTGTTCAATCTCCCAACCCGATTGGATCGCTTCTTCACAGACGCGGCCGCCTTCCGCCAGGAAGCATTGCGTCTCTTCACGGTATTTCTTCTGCAGCAACCGGGTGATGGATTTCAAATCAGCTTTGGAAAGCATAGGAGGACAGACGGGCTAGGTGCTGAGCAGGAAAGCAAGCGGTGTGGACTTCAATGCCGCCACCGGGCAGCCCCGCGACGATCAGGATTCATGAAAGCTTTCTTCCTCATTGCTGATGGTGCCAAAGGCTTCTGCGGGCGTGGCGGCCGCCAGCAGGCGCTCGCGAAAGTCTCGTTTGTGCACCAGGCGCGAAATCCGGCTGAGCGCTTTCAAATGCGGACCGGTTTGATGCGGCGGGCCGACCAGCAGCCACACCAGCCGCACCGGCTGATCATCGATCGCATCGAACTCAACCGGAGTGTGGGCAATGCCGAGCGCCGCCACGATCTCCGGCGCCGCTTCGGCCTTGCCGTGCGGAATCGCAACGCCTTCGCCCACGCCGGTGCTCATCACCGCCTCGCGGTCGAGAATGGCCTTGAGCACCTGGTTGCGATCCTTGATCCGGTGCGCCGCGGCCAGCACATCCACCATCTCTTCGATCACTTTCGTCTTGTCGCGGCTGGCGAGCGGCACTTTGATCAGGTCTTTTGACAAAATATCCTGCAACTTCATGAACAATGTCTCCTTCGAGCACACCGGCTGCCTGCGCACCACTCCCCACGAACCGCACTGTCCGGCAGTGACTGCCGCCTGCATGCGGTGCGGCCCTGGGGGCAAACTCACAATGTGCGCACGTGATCACGACTCACAGCCCGCCAGGCAGGAGGGCGCGGGTATGAGGCCAATCAACTCCTCCGGTCAAATTAGGACGGCAAATTTATAGCAGTGTCGTCTCAATTGCAAACCTTATTTTCGCACTGGTGTCCGCAGCGATGCCGCACTCGCTCTCAAATCACCGGCGCTTCAAGAAAAACTCAGCGCTGCCGGCAGCGCACTGTCCGTGTTCTTCACGCATGCGGACAACGGTTTTACGAACCACCCTCAACCGCGCCGGCGCCCGACAACGATAAAGGCCACACCGATCACCAACGCGCTGACGCTCAACCACACGCCGGTGGTGAAAGCGCGTGAAGCATAGCGAAACTCGATGCGATGCTGACCGGCGGGCACGGCAACGCCGCGAAAACAGTAGTTGGCGAGATACGTTTTGACCGGCTTGCCGTCCAGATAGGCGTGCCAACCAGAAGGGTAATAATTATCACTCAACACCAAAATCTGCGGAAACGCCGAAGCCGTTTCCACCGTGAGGTGATGAAGCTGATATTCCTTAATTGTTGCGCTCGCCGTGGAATCCGGTTGCGGCGCCGGCTCGGGCGTCTGCTCGAGCAGGACGGTGGTGTGCGGATCGAACGCGCCGGAGGCCAGCCGCTGCAGCGCTGCGAGGTTGTCCGTTTGCACCTCATATTGCCCCACCAAAAACGCGCGCGGCAGGGCCGTGGTGTTCTCCAAAAGGTGCAACGGATACGTGCCGCCTTGATAGTTCATCGGCACCGTCGCGCGGCTCACCCAGTTTTCCTCCGGCAAGGGAAAGAACGAAAGAATGTATTTCACGTTCAGCAGGTCGAGCAGGTTTTTGATGGCGGTGCGGCGTTCCGCCGGAATCGCCTCCACCGGTTTTGGCTGCAGGCCGCGCTGGCCGTCTTGCGTGACCACGGTGAAGTAGTCGTTCATCAAACCGCTTTGCAGATCCGTGGCCTCGAGAAAATCCTGGTAGCGCCGGGGCTTGGCGGCATGATAGCCGCCCACGCTGTGAATGTCCTGCGCCGCCCAGTGGGTTTCGCGAAAGAGATCGAGCGTCGGAAAGATGCGATAGAGGCTCTTGTCCTGCTGCAGGAATTGCGCAACGGCATCCGGTTGCAGCACCGCCTGTGCGTTGCGCTCCGGCGCGGGCGGATTGCCGATCTTCTTGTCCACCATCCAGAGATCGACGAGCGTGACGAGCACGATGACGGCCGCGGCCGTGCGCGGTGCCACTTTGCCGGCAAAGGCCAGCGCCAGCAGCGCGAGGCCCGTGCCCGTGAACAGCGTGAACTTCCACAAATCTCCGAACAACAGGCCGAAACGCATCTCATCCAGCCGCGCCTGC
The window above is part of the bacterium genome. Proteins encoded here:
- a CDS encoding CPBP family intramembrane metalloprotease; its protein translation is MRSEATPPAATAALYPPLRGVGIVLLLSSIPLVIAGFLSERTLTKWPLLFGELSLLVPAYLYLRHKKLSPRTVFRLNPVSWRVVGVTVALGLAITVLAFEVDRLVSVLLPFPEQWEAILQRTLQANSTLDWIIMLLAAVLFAGVFEEMLFRGFVQNAFEERHQPAYAIFITAILFGAVHLNPWWFVQFIFIAFFLGVLAWKSDSIIPGAIVHAQNNLTALLLNNLTQDANNPLMQWHGHVHPLLLLAAVLVLVAGLRLFFRYCEEEIQIPTFLNTPLSPF
- a CDS encoding RNA methyltransferase: MLSKADLKSITRLLQKKYREETQCFLAEGGRVCEEAIQSGWEIEHIISCPSLLNSLRSHQALKLAQQRGLPVEEVGVEAFANLSDTKNSQGIVAVVRKRPPALDPLEQMKQVPRSLWVAIEKLHDPGNLGTILRTADWLGVDGIIVGTTCVEVYNPKVVRASMGALFRLAIHEVEDVVGLLRKFQMFGCVLYGADQSGDFPYTTLRFSAKKVLVLGDEIEGLSPQLKEIIQHRVSIPKRGGGDSLNVAIAAAILLAEMCR
- a CDS encoding PTS sugar transporter subunit IIA → MKLQDILSKDLIKVPLASRDKTKVIEEMVDVLAAAHRIKDRNQVLKAILDREAVMSTGVGEGVAIPHGKAEAAPEIVAALGIAHTPVEFDAIDDQPVRLVWLLVGPPHQTGPHLKALSRISRLVHKRDFRERLLAAATPAEAFGTISNEEESFHES